One genomic region from Prunus persica cultivar Lovell chromosome G3, Prunus_persica_NCBIv2, whole genome shotgun sequence encodes:
- the LOC18781968 gene encoding uncharacterized protein LOC18781968, with translation MLVNHRKVLNHSHCSMRFASSGGYSVLHSSGLQHWFKNWQGLRKHKLTASTFAAAIGFFHRRRLQLWLEKIGAIEPFSGNLATCWSNIKEEEALERYKLITGNSVLFPEFQVYGNRNAGDDWLGASPDGVVDRLVYGLPSRGVLEIKCPFFDGNMKKATPWSRIPLYCVPQAQGLMEILDRDWMDFYVWTPKGSSLFRVYRDAEYWDGLKMVLSDFWWNHVQPAREICSKSQITDPLLELRSLKPAPRHEMCSYIVYESKRIVDSSKLLMREINGKLIN, from the coding sequence ATGCTTGTTAACCACAGAAAAGTTCTCAACCATTCTCATTGCTCTATGAGATTTGCTTCATCCGGAGGTTATTCTGTTCTTCACTCAAGTGGTCTTCAGCACTGGTTCAAAAATTGGCAAGGACTCAGAAAACATAAACTGACAGCTAGTACTTTTGCTGCGGCCATTGGTTTTTTTCATCGCCGAAGACTCCAGCTTTGGTTGGAGAAGATTGGAGCAATTGAGCCATTTTCGGGTAACCTGGCTACCTGTTGGAGCAATatcaaagaagaggaagcactTGAAAGATACAAACTAATAACAGGAAATTCTGTCTTGTTTCCTGAATTTCAAGTCTATGGTAATAGAAATGCTGGAGATGATTGGCTAGGAGCTTCACCAGATGGGGTGGTTGATAGACTGGTATACGGATTGCCTTCACGAGGAGTGCTGGAGATTAAGTGCCCATTTTTTGATGGAAATATGAAAAAGGCTACCCCTTGGTCACGAATTCCTCTATACTGTGTTCCACAGGCTCAGGGTTTAATGGAAATACTTGACAGGGATTGGATGGATTTCTATGTTTGGACTCCTAAAGGGAGCAGCCTATTCAGAGTATACCGAGATGCAGAATACTGGGATGGTTTGAAAATGGTTCTCTCAGATTTTTGGTGGAACCATGTCCAGCCAGCAAGGGAGATCTGCAGTAAGTCTCAGATTACGGATCCCCTCCTTGAATTAAGATCACTCAAACCAGCACCCAGGCATGAAATGTGTAGTTATATAGTTTATGAAAGCAAACGCATTGTTGACAGCTCCAAGTTATTGATGCGTGAAATCAATGGCAAACTGATAAACTGA